tttcttagacaatgagggggagagagagtcaCTCTATTTTTTGGTACTTTGATTTTGTTGATTGACCTGTTGTTTCTCATTTTTTTGTTAACAGTTTTATCTTGTGCTCTGGTTCATtttggcagggggagtcattttgtgactcttgtgattttaagcacttacttgtgttttgcagggatcttttaaaaatagatatgttttgtctataaaattgccaaagggggagattgtaaatcctaaaattggcatattttatagaaatctttttaattaaaagatcaatttcTGTTTCTCTTTATTGTAATTTTCAGAAATTCACTTTCCCTTTTGGTGAATTTCAGATTCTATTAGCTTCCTTATTTATCTTTATATTGTCTCAATTTTATTATAAAGGGAAGttatatcttgcaaatattcagtacttacccaaagtcatttctggaatatttgattgtatattttcgtgcagctcaagaattaaAATTTAGGAAATTGAATCTTTAATATCATTAATTGTTCTTTCTATTTTAAGCTGTTTTTTATCCGACATAGGTCTGAACTGTCCCCACCAAAATTGTATCTGTCGGATCatcatcttctaaaaaaggcaactcttcatcaatcaagaatatcttcaattattcttgcctttattaggagattctttctcagcctttatgagcacgaaaaatgactctataaatagggctctaaaggcaatgagaaaaagtgaactctttggtgcataatttgtgagtgtattgtaatatttgtgagagttccttatttgtattcaagatcatagtattcacatgatcttgtagaaatatgagagTATAGTTTTTGTGGTGaatttataccacgttcatgagtgaatacacattgtaatttgaacacaacttttatagtcttcgggagaagatttttacaagccttgcgtcaggaggatgcaagcactcgctggccattgaagggagttcaagtggttgagcgtttcaatcaaaatcagattagtgaagagaagtacaacaaagttgcggcaaatctcaagagggagtcttgttttgtttaagtcaatattttgtacttgtgattctttattaattggttttattctctgggcgtggccccaaggagtaggttatccgaaagggtttctaaactttgtaaaaattcgttgtgttctttattgttttgcactgtctttttattgtgttcagtttctgtcgtgacaagttcggattctgtcccgacagaactgcaatttgtttaaacagttaattaccattccgcactttaattaattcacatggtttaattaatttggtaattactaaaaacagaatttcaaaatatattttacaatatttaataaattatattagTTTTTGACTAATCAGAAGTCGTTGCGTCTCTCACACACATTTTACTCAATTTTAACCACTCACTTAATAACAATGAGTTACATAGGAACAAAATTTATTACTTAAGTACGTtcactgtcaattttttttaaagagaatTGCTAAGGAGCATCAttggtgcccaacaccacaagaAGGTAGCATATCGCTATTGGTGTAATCCAATATCAGTTCAActaatttgaatttaataagtattatgaggtaTTCCTAACCAATCATGGGGTGTTACCTtatgtggtgttggacaccttaaacaacaattttttttaacctgTAGTTAATTGTAATAAGTAGAACTATATAGGGAGTTTAGCCACAATATCTCTTTAAATTATTTAGAGTTTTTAAAATAGATTATTaatgattttataaataaaatatgatttggACCAATTTGGTGCAGCTACATGACTTTCCCCAACAAAGTTCACCAAAATCTGTCAAAAAATTACATAAGTATTTACGTTGTATAAAAACAACTACTTAGAGACTTTTGCCGAAAACTTGACATATGGGACCTCGCCATTGATGGCCAGGGAGTATTAGAGTTCAATTTATGGTTAATTAGTTAGGCTTGGTTTGTTAGCATTCTTGGTTTAACCAATTCTGTTTCATTTTAGTTAGGATTGTTATCATTGACTTGGACCTTACTCAGCCTTTATTTAAGCTGATTTGGTCCCCTGTTTATCACACTTTTGCAGAGACTTTTTGACTGAATAATAAGTCTTCTTACTCTAATATGGTATCAGTGACCATCTGACCTTTCTTTTCCTTTGTTTCCATGGCACGAACAAGAGCTACGGTCATCGAAGTACAAGCCCCGTTCCTCCTCTTCCGGAGCCCTCAACGGCTGCTAATGATTCTTCTCTTCCGAATCCTGATGCTCCTCCTCAAGAACCCCCAATTTCTAGGGTTTTGAGTTCTCCCATCCATGCCTCAAATCGTTTCTCTTCTTTCTCTGTTCTTGATCGACCTGCCCATGAAGATGGTAGTAGTCCCTACTTCTTGAGCACAGGAGATCACCCGGCACTTGTTCTTGCCTCTCCTCCCCTCACCGACAAGAATTTTCAACAATGGAGAAGGGATTTCAAGATTTCCATTCGGGCTAAGAACAAGCTCCCTTTCCTCAACGGATCTCTCCCTCAACCAGCTGAAGATGATCCTCTTCTCAATCAATGGCTTCGCTGCAACCACATGGTAATGTCTTGGATACTTCACTCTGTTCCCTGACATCAAAAGTAGTATTATATTCTTGGACAGTGCTGCTGCTATGTGGAATGAACTAAACAGCAGGTTTGATCAAGGCAACGGACCTAAGATCTTTGATCTTCGAACCTCTCTCATCAGCCTTCATCAAGGTGATGACTCTGTAAGTTCCTACTTCACTAAACTCAAAGCTATATGGGATGAGATTACTGATTTACGCCCTAGACTTCCATGTACTTGTGCTGCTTCTGCTGATTCTCTTGATTTTCTTAACCAAGAACATGTTCTTCAATTTCTTACGGGTTTGAATGAATATTTTCATGCTGTAAGAGCCCAAATATTATTGATAGATCCATTCCCCTCTCTTTCAAAAGTTTTTTCCATGATCATTCAAGAAGAAAATCAAAGAAGACTTCGGCCATCTCACAACACCACATTCATTGCTGTTGTCCCTCCATCTGTTCCACCTTCTACCTCTTGCACCAAGAAGATGCGTCCCACCTATTCTCATTGTCTCAAACCAGGGCACCTCAAGGAgaaattttttttccttcatggaTTTCCCCCGGGTTATGGTGATAGACGTAAACCTGATTCTGTGAAGACTAATCAAGTTTCTGTCTCCACTTCTTCACCAAGTGCACCGATCATTCCATCATCTCAATTGGAACTCAGCCAGCAACTTATTGCTCTGTTAAGTCAATAGCTGCATCATACCTCTTCCCCAAGTGATACTCTTCCTCAAGTATCCAATATCACTGGTAAAATTGtatcttttccttcttttttttggatagtagatAGTGGTGCCACACATCATGTTTGCCACTCTACCAAATTTTTTATCTCTTTTACCAATAACATTCTTGATAAATATGTTACTTTACCTAATGGCCATAAGACTTTTATTCATAAATCTGGTACTGTTCGTGTAAACAAAGACATATTATTAACTGATGTTCTTTACATCCCTGAATTTCGGTTTAATCTTTTTTCCATATCTGCCTATCTTCACAACAGTCCTAACACTATTCTCTTTGATCATAATGACTGTTTTCTTCAGGGTCCTCAGCTGACTTCAAAGATTGGGATTGCTAAGAAAATAGGCAACCTATTCTTCATTCAGCAAGATCATTCCTTATTACATTCGGGTTCTACCAATTCTTCTCTTTCACATATATCTACTACTGTGCTTAATTCTAGTCATAATAATACTTTGAACACCACATGTAATAATTTGAACCAATGACACTTTCGCCTTGGTCATCCTTCTGTACAAGTTTCAAAAGCTATCAATAAAAATTTACAATTTTCAGATGCTTCTCAAGATACTGTGTGTTCAATTTGTCATCTTGCTAAACAAAAAAGATTACCTTTCAATCCTCAAAATAATATGGCTGTCTCTCCTTTTGATTTAATTCACTTAGACATTTGGGGTGCATTCCATATCATGAGTTTAGAAGGGTACAAATATTTTCTGACTATTGTTGATGACCACACAAGATATACTTGGGTTTACATGCTTAAGACTAAATATGAAGTTCAAACCATTATACCTCAATTTTTTAACCTTGTTGCCACTCAATTTTCGGCTTCTATTAAAGGTATTCGGACTGATAATGCAAAAGAGTTTAATCTTACTACATTTTATGCATCTAAAGGCATTGTTCATTATCACTTATGTGTCGAAAGACCGCAACAAAACTCTGTTGTTGAAATAAAACATCAACACATTTTAAATGTTGCACGTGCTCTTTTATTTCAATCTCAGTTGTCTCTTCCTTATTGGTCATATATTATCAATACAGCAGTTTATCTTATCAATAGAACCCCTTCTATGCTTCTCAAAAAGAAAACATCATTTGAATTACTTCATAATAAACTTCCTTGTTATGATCATCTTCGTGTGTTTGGCTGCCTTGCTTTTGCCTCTACTTTAGATAGTAAACGACATAAATTTTCTCCAAGGTCCAAACCTTGCATCTTCATTGGTTACCCTCCCAGAATGAAAGCATATACTCTTCTTGACATAGAAACCCATCAGATTTTTCATTCTCGGGATGTAATTTTTCATGAGCATATttttccatttaaaaataatctaTCTCATCATAACATTGATTCTTTGTTCTCTCAATCCATGTTTCCCAATGCAGGGACTAACTCTTCTTTACAGCCTATTTCTTCTCAATCTGAAGCTTCACATCAGCAACAAGATTCTCATATTTCATCACCTATTCCTTATTCATCTACTTCTGGACGTGTTCTATCACGCCCAAAATATCTTGATGATTATGTTTGTAATCTAACCACCTCTACTGCGCATTCCTTACATGATTTTTTGTCTTATGATAGGCTTAATGAATCTTTTCGGGCTGCCATTCTTGCTGTCAATACTATTATGGAGCCCACTAGCTACAAACTTGCCTCTGTCATACCTGAATGGCAGCAAGCGATGGCTGTAGAACTCAAGGCTTTAGAAGATAACAACACATGGACAATAGTTTCTCTTCCTCCTGGATATCACACCATAGGCAGCAAGTGGAtatacaaagtaaaatatcaaGCCAATGGCTCCATTGACAAGTATAAAGCTAGATtagtggccaaaggctacacccAAAAACAAGGTATTGATTACATTGACacatttgcccctgttgcaaAATTTAATACCCTCAAATTATTACTTGCTCTTGCTGCAATAAAAAATTGGTCATTATCTCAATTAGACATTAACAATGCTTTCCTTCATGGAGACTTAAATGAAAATGTCTACATGAAACTACCAAAGGGTTATCAACCCAAAATACCTCTACCAAACAATGTTGTTTGTAAATTAACCAAGAGTCTGTATGGCTTAAAACAAGCCTCAAGACAATGGTACACAAAACTCAGCACATATCTTATTTCAAATGGTTTTAAACAATCATATTCTGACAACTATTTGTTCATCAAGAGTACTTATAACACCTTCATTGCTATattaatttatgttgatgatatagttaTTGCTTCTAACAATGACTCTGTTGTTTCCTTATTTAAACAACAACTAACCTCAGTTTTTCAGTTAAAGGACCTTGGTCCTTTACGTTTCTTTTTGGGACTAGAAATTGGGCGCTCAAATAGTGGTATTTCTGTATCTCAGCGCCCTTTTACTTTGCAGCTCTTAAATGACACAGGTTATATGGGCACCAAAGTTTCCTCCACTCCTATGGAGCCAAATACTAAACTCAGTAAGGATGAAAGTCCTCTCTTATCTGATCCTACATTTTTTAGACGACTTATTGGTAAATTAATTTACTTAACCATAACTCGTCCTGACATCTCCTTTGCTGTGAATCATTTAAGTCAATTTTTATCTTCTCCTAGAATGCCTCACATGCAAGCTGCTCATCGTATCCTTCAATACTTAAAGGGTACCTCGGGCCAAGGCCTTTTTTTTTCACTCTTCTTCTACACCCCACTTAAGTGCTCATGCTCAATCTAATTATACTTCAGATTTCAGTCTTAAAATTTTTTCAGATGCCGATTGGGGATCTTGTCTTGATACTCGTCGCTCAGTTTCAGGCTACTGCATattccttggccaatctctcatttCATGGAAGTCCAAAAAGCAAACCACTGTGTCCCGCTCTTCTGCTGAAGCTGAGTACCGTGCTATGGCTAATGCTACTTGTGAAGTAACGTGGTTGATTGCCTTACTCAAAGACTTCCAAGTCATTCACAACAATCCAGCTATCTTATATTGTGACAGTACCACTGCAATCCATATATCAGAAAATCTTGTTTTTCATGAGAGAATAAAGCACATCGACATAGACTGTCACATTGTCCACGACAAAATTCAAGAAGGCTGCATCAAACTCATTCATGTCCCTACAAAGAACAATTTAGCTGACTTGCTCACCAAACGTTTATTTCCGGCTCATTTTAAGGACTTAATATCCTAGATGAAAGTTAAAAACTTGTACATTTCATCTTGAGGGGGTCTATTAGAGTTTAGTTTATGGTTAATTAGTTAGGCTTGGTTTGTTAGCATTCTTGGTTTAACCAATTCTGTTTCATTTTAGTTAGAATTGTTATCATTGACTTAGAACTTACTCAGCCTTTATTTAAGTTGATTTGGTCCCCTGTTTATCACACTTTTGCAGAGACTTTTTGACTGAATAATAAGTCTTCTTACTCTAATAGGGAGCGACGCCACACTAAAACACTAACAATGTGGAGTTTTGCTGTAATTTTGGTGATACAAATATTCCTATAGTAGGAGTTTCATCGCAAATTTTCCTAAAGAAAATTAACAAACTTTCGGCATTTAAAACCTCAAAATTTTAGACATTGATGCACTCAAGTTTGATATTTATAAGAACATTGATAGATCAAAGTTAAAAATAATGCTTCTTGGTGTTGCACTGCCTCTCCTCCTTTTCTTAACTTATTCTCCAAGTTTCAAGACTTTTTTTTTATTGGCTAATTGTTGAAAGTGGTCTTGTCACAAATTTGTTCAAAACAGATCATCACTTCAGTTTATGAAAGAAGgcaagctttttttttttctgtcatATTTCGAGTTATGTCATTAAAAAAGATCGTTGGCATTAATGAATCTAACATTGAATTTCAAAATTACGAGTACATAGCTAATTTAGAAGAATTTAATGTAACTATATTCGATATGTTGACAAAACGATCAACATTAGCTTTGATTTATAAATACAAATGTGTACAAACAGAAGgaaaaaatttgttaaaatacaaatgaataaaagaattaaaggaaaacaaaaaagaaacaaaagaCAACTCTGGGATGTACTTTCCAAGCCAAGAATACACTGGCTTTTTCCTCTAACAAATCAATGAAACTTCTTCTTTGATAAAACTTACATTTGATACAGCTAACTTGGTTCCAACTTTTCCTCTTTTGTACATTTAAAGTCTCCTCCAAGgatcaatattttcaattaaaatgaaataataaataaaagaaggAATGTTTCTCTTAAAAGTACTCAAAATCAATGTAAGGAGAATCATCAGGAGTACTATTAGTTTTGGCACCTTTAACTTCTGCCATTCTCTTATCTGCAGGAGATGGTGCGTCTTTGCTAGCATACTGAGAGAAGTCTATGGGGTCAGGCACATGAGGAGGCATGGCACTTCTCACCAGTGCCCAGTTAACTCCTTCGAAAAACGGATGCTGCTTAATCTCTGTGGCACCTCTCTTGTATGCAATTCGCTTCTGCGGCTCTTTTACCAAAAGGCCTCGAATGAGATCACGAGCAACAAAACTGACTTGTGGCGTTTCTGGAAATCTCAATGGTTGGCCAACAACATTGAAGAGTGTGGCGCGGTTACCTGGTCCTTTGAAGGGTGTTGTTCCATGTAACAGCTCATACAAGAAGATACCAAATGTCCACCAGTCCACTGCACTGCCATGTCCCTCTCCTCGGATGATCTCTGGGGCCAGATACTCATGTGTCCCCACAAAGGACATTGATCTAACGTTTGTTGGTTCTGCCATCAGTTCAGGAAGGGAGCCATTGACAAAGAGGCCAAAATCTGACTTAGATTTTCGATTCTTTTTGCTTGGCAAGATGCGTGGGAAGAAGGTTGATGGTTGCATACAACCATGGACAGCAAACTCATCATCTAAAATGCCACTAGCTGCGCTGTTACCGCCATTACTCACATTGACAGAGGATGACTTGACCAGTGTAGGACTAACTGAGCAACGCAGCGATAAATCGAAATCTGAGAGCATGATATGGCCCTCATCCCTTACTAGTACGTTTTCTGGTTTCAGATCTCTGTAAACAATGCCTAGCATGTGCAGATACTCGAGAGCCAACAATACTTCTGATGCATAAAACCTGCTTAAGGATCAATAACATTAGAAACATCACAggaaaaaaaatacttttaaagGAATGGAAATATTATAAGAAACAATAAGTGATCATCAATGGGAAACATTTGTCTTCAACAAGAACGCTTTGTTCAATCAGCTATATCATATGTAACATCATATCATTGTCAAAACATATAAGCTTCAAACCAATTTTAGAAAAACTTTTCTTGTTGAATGATTACAATGAATTGGAAAGGACAATTAGAAAATAACATATTAAGTAAAAGTAAAGCAAAGAGACAAACCTTGCAGCTTCCTCAGTGAAGTGTTTATTTGGTTGCTTCTGTCTAAGAGAATGAAGATTACCTCCACTACAGAACTCCATAACCAAGCAATAGAACTTGTCAGTGTCGAAATATGAATATAGAGTGGGCAAGAATGGATGATCAAGAAGCCCAAGTATCTCCTTTTCTGTCTGTGCTCGCAGGAGCTTGTTTCGACTAGCCAGCGATGCCTTGTCCATCACCTTCATTGCGAAATAAGCTTTGGTTCCTCTAAGTTCAACAAGATAAACACTACCAATATCTCCATAGCCGAGGCGTTTGAGTAGGCGGAAATTGCTGAGATTAAGTGAGCACCCTTTCGAAGCTGCGTTAACAGCATCCCACCTTATATCACCACCAGTGTGAGGCTTAAAATGGGTAGAGGAATTCTCTAAGCTGTTACTGCGACCCCTATTGGTCATGCCTTGGCCATGGTTGCTTAAGGTATTGGTACTCTTTGCCTCATTGGTCTTAGAATTTGCAGGCATTTCCCCAGCAGCAACTACTGTCCCAGTTGAGGAGGTAGTTTGCAGATTAGAATTTGGAGACACCTTTGGGCTAGGATATAAGCTATACTTAGTGTTGGTTGTTGAGTCAGTTACACCTTTCGAATCATGATACACTTCTTGGGGTTTGGATGGCTGGATTATGGTCAAATTTGGCTTTGAATTGGGATTTTTATTACCATGCTGGATTCCATATGGCAAAGTATTTGTCGAATAGGCGCCTGGTTTCACTATTCCCTCAGCTTTTTTGTCATGGGAGCGATAGTTGCCTGAATCTACGTCATGCTTGGCAACAACCTGTGATTTCTTTGGATTTGGAATTCCAAATGGGGTATCCTGAGATGGAACATATTTTATCTGCATGATTTTaggctcaccccttactttcttTAAGAATGAATGAAAATTCATGAACACGAACatgaatatataatatataacatacaTATACTTACCTCAGAAGAGACAGGTCCCATGACAGACTTTGAAGACATTGATAAAGCAATACAAAAGCCCTCCTCAACAAATGTTCCTGTTCAAATTATGCTTCAAATTCATTACTATCCAAATAATGTATTTTCTAAAACAATTAGCACATAGAGATGGAAAAGGCTAGTAATTTAGTCTAACGAGTCCAAACAATACCTTAACATACACTTAACAGAAGTTAGGCTTCTTTCTGAAACAAAATATGTTCATATCATTTTTAATATTTGTGATCATATAAAGAAAGAGATTTAtgtatctatttatttattttgaataattatttttaaagggCGTGATGATAATGAAAATGCGTTGAGTATTTGAAAATCAGAAATGCAAGCCAGTTTGAGGTAGGCACGTAATGATATGAGAGGCACACAATATAAAGACAAAGAAAAGGTCAAAGTTTGGAaaactaaaatgaaaaatatcaagcaaagttattaaaaaaataatgttcTTATGTGACACATTTGTTATTCTAATTATTTTTCAAAgagattttaataaatatatatatatatatatatttgaatcatCTGGGCAGGGGTAAAACTCAAAACAAATATTATTGATAGTAAAAGAAGAAAGCACACAAACCAGGAATTGACAATGAGAAAGTGACCCCTTTCTTGGGTTCAAGCTGTGTCTTTTGTGAGATAAATTACAGCATTAGAATCTGTTTTCTCTTTTGCTGTCATGAATGtaagagaaaagaaaataataagtttTCCGGGAAAATGGGAGAGAAAAGTtgatagaagaaaagaaaagagaaacggATTGGTTAGAAAGAAAATGGGAACTGAGTATTGAGAAAGAGTAGAAGCTGGTGGTACTCCATCACCGGAGAACCGCCCATCTTCAGGAGCTGAGAGAATTGAGAGAAAATTATGGAACAAAAATGGAGATAAAATTATAGTACCTACTACATTTAGGCAaagtcattttttatttatttatttatttttatatagaaTGAAAATGAATAAAAGGAATGTATGTATGTGTGTTTAGCTGGGAGCAGAGGAAAACAGAAGAAATGGTCATAGCTGATCTTACGTGAATGAACGGCGAGGCGTGTAATCCTCTCTTCTTTATTAAATTGGTGGGTGGTCAATCTCACTCTTTATCTTCTGTGATCAATACCATATTATTCGCATGCAATTGCATCTGCCATTTTTGTAGTTCTTTtctaaaataaagttacaaaCTCCCTAAACAAAAAATCTTTTCTATCCTATTTAACTTACCAAACATTCCCAACTcatcattttatatataaaaatggtTACGTAATAATGTTTGAGAAATTTATATTTGGCACTTCTTTTTTATCATCTTAAATTGCATTGAGCGATCTTAATtccaaaaataatattattttttccgTTACATTATAttacttcttttttttcttttctttctatgTCTTTTCTACAATTTTAAGATAAAATTCTCATCACATTATTGATCATTTGGACTCAAGAGTAGTATCATTGTGACATACTCTTCAAGGTGATTATTTTGATATGTGTAGCATATATTTCCTGCGGCCACCAAAATCAAAAGCAATAATTTAATTGCTTAAGATACTAATCAAATACTAATTAGTTACCATTCTAAAAAAAGATTGGTTAATTAACTTCAAGCTTATTTTTTGAATTTGGTTGGTAGTTTATATTATGTATGAAAAGTAACTTGTAGCtgctttttaatttatttaagtaaaAGTTAAATGAGTTATTAGCGGTAAAAATCCTTGATTATTTGATATAGTACCATTTAAGTCCCTAATCTTTTTTTTAAGGCAAAAGTTCCAGATCTTTTGATATAGTAATATGTAAGTCCCTAATTATTTTTCAGGCAAAAGTCTCTTACGTTAACATATTTGTGTACGTGTTCCCTACGGACTCATTAATTAttctaaaaaattaaattaaataatttttaaattgtaaaagtcaaataaaattgtatttaattaataaaaaatgtaaattaatttatataatgaattaaaaaaatatacattacttttttaaaaggaaaaaatatatattactaaaataaaattttattcattaacacatatttacatatttactaaaatattttttttacttattaattaaatttaaattgtgTTATTGTAATAGTTCTTACTCAAaccaattaaataattttaatttaagaaCATAAAAACTAATacaataaaacaattttaatttaattaataagaaaaaaaaatattttagtatatatgtgttaatgaataaaattttattttactaatttaagtaaaatgtaatatatatttttaattcattatttaaattaatttacattttttattaattaaatacaattttatttgacttctataattttaaaaataattaaaataattttttaacataattaataaatcCTTAGGGAACAAGTGCATCAATATGTTAACGTAAGAGACTTTTGCCTTAAAAAAATATTAGGGACTTAACTAGTACTATATCAAAAGATCAAAGACTTTTACCGTTAATAACCCAAGTTAAATCAAATAGTTCAAAATTTGtgcttttttttccttttccttagTTAATCAAGTATACATCTATAAACATGATGACTAAAAGTAACTTCGAGCAAAATGACCCTTAATGATATGTGAAAGTAACATTACTACAAAAAATGCTTTTCTCTGTGGTTTTTTTACTTAAtagacactacaacaaaaaaaggTCATTTGCGTCAGTTACTAACTCCTACAATTGggtttttgcgtcagttttatatgtgacacagaatcccatgacgcaaaccaaGCTGGCgtttgtgtcagtggggcactgtcacaaa
This genomic interval from Humulus lupulus chromosome 8, drHumLupu1.1, whole genome shotgun sequence contains the following:
- the LOC133796239 gene encoding uncharacterized protein LOC133796239 produces the protein MWNELNSRFDQGNGPKIFDLRTSLISLHQGDDSVSSYFTKLKAIWDEITDLRPRLPCTCAASADSLDFLNQEHVLQFLTGLNEYFHAVRAQILLIDPFPSLSKVFSMIIQEENQRRLRPSHNTTFIAVVPPSVPPSTSCTKKMRPTYSHCLKPGHLKEKFFFLHGFPPGYGDRRKPDSVKTNQVSVSTSSPSAPIIPSSQLELSQQLIALLSQ
- the LOC133794623 gene encoding serine/threonine-protein kinase RHS3, with product MYVIYYIFMFVFMNFHSFLKKVRGEPKIMQIKYVPSQDTPFGIPNPKKSQVVAKHDVDSGNYRSHDKKAEGIVKPGAYSTNTLPYGIQHGNKNPNSKPNLTIIQPSKPQEVYHDSKGVTDSTTNTKYSLYPSPKVSPNSNLQTTSSTGTVVAAGEMPANSKTNEAKSTNTLSNHGQGMTNRGRSNSLENSSTHFKPHTGGDIRWDAVNAASKGCSLNLSNFRLLKRLGYGDIGSVYLVELRGTKAYFAMKVMDKASLASRNKLLRAQTEKEILGLLDHPFLPTLYSYFDTDKFYCLVMEFCSGGNLHSLRQKQPNKHFTEEAARFYASEVLLALEYLHMLGIVYRDLKPENVLVRDEGHIMLSDFDLSLRCSVSPTLVKSSSVNVSNGGNSAASGILDDEFAVHGCMQPSTFFPRILPSKKNRKSKSDFGLFVNGSLPELMAEPTNVRSMSFVGTHEYLAPEIIRGEGHGSAVDWWTFGIFLYELLHGTTPFKGPGNRATLFNVVGQPLRFPETPQVSFVARDLIRGLLVKEPQKRIAYKRGATEIKQHPFFEGVNWALVRSAMPPHVPDPIDFSQYASKDAPSPADKRMAEVKGAKTNSTPDDSPYIDFEYF